The genomic DNA aattttccatCCGCAGCACCGGCCGGCACATATCCAAAAGGTATACGCAGCGTCTTCAAAGATCTGATGCGTCGCGATGGTCCCTTGGCTCTATACCGTGGCGTTACACCGATTATGTTGCGTGCCTTCCCCGCAAATGCTGCCTGCTTCTTCGGCATAGAATTGGCCAATGATGCTTTCGATGCCATCGCCGCATTGTTTTAACTGAACAATTTTCCTATAAGACTAAAGAAGTTTTTATAACACTAAATTTAAATAGTGcacttatatttgaaaaaaattttgcaaaaatttttaattataagaaaTTCTATTTTcgtaataattgttattttcacattgttattgtagaaatatATAGAATAGGCTTTTATAATGTATAgaagaatatgaaaatatacacacatattgaAAAGAAACGATTTCGtgtatcatttataatattttaaattcgttttagtctcttttatatatatctaagtaCTTTgcctataaataatatttatcgtTCTCTTCCAGATTTACCATCAAATGCCGTATATTTTGCAACATATGAAGCATTTCAAGATTTGATCAagcaaaaatttccaaatatgCAAATGGAGTTGTTATCGGCGATTTTTTCGGGTGGTATGTCTGGCATTGCCTACTGGGTTGTCGGTATGCCGCCCGATGTACTCAAGAGTCGTCTGCAGACAGGTgcgctaaaatatatttattcttcccatatattgtacatatgtatgtatgtgaaaaatgAGATTCAGAGTCTTTTGCTGCCAATATAGTCTGGCTTACGTAATCGAAGGTCTGTCATCTCAGCAGTTTTTTCCAAAACTATGGAACTTTGCTACTTCATTCTCATAGCCGGTTCTACGAAATggaacgttgttgttgttgtagcggcagaggAAACCTTGAAGTAATTTGAAATAATGCTGCCGACTTGACAATTCTTAGCCGGATCCGGATATATTCCGGTTACATAGACCCGGGGAACGTAACAGAACGTCGCTTAGAACTGTTAACTCTTcagcatttatttaaattgttgggTAATATGTTACGCCGCTACAAAAACCAAATACGAACTTCAGAAAACCGCTTCAGATTTGATATACTacatctgttgttgttgtggcggtTTGCTGGATCCTGTTTCGGTATCAGGTCGTAAGTTAATACTCATCGAAAACAGCAAACGGGATATCCAGAAAACTGTTAGGGTCGAACCATAGGGAATGAGGTTAGTTGTGGGGACTTATTACATTCAGGGCATGAGCTTGGTATGTCGAGCTCGAGAGTCGAGGAGCTTAACCTattacagtatccagaacgaagttgtgCGCGGATCACTTTAGATTCGCGAGTCAACTCGAGCTCTTCTACTCTTCTAGCATTCTTCAGTTGTCTTCTGAGTTTTAGATATATCTTTGCTTCTTCAGATTGAGAGAAGAGCAGACTGCCGTAGGTCATCCAAACGAACTCTACTGAGAGAAAATGTTTGAGTAAAGTTAGTACTAAAAGAAAAGTGATTACTACGGAAGAGTTTCAGAGTATTAGACTCAAAATCAATTTCATTTCTTATTGGTTAATTAACCTGAGAAGTTATCGAAGATTACGATTCATACTTATACGAAATctgctaaattaaaaattgattgcATACTTATCCAACTTTTTCCCGTATACAGCACCACCGGATAAATATAAACATGGCATACGAAGTGTCTTTGTTGAATTAATGCGCACCGATGGACCGTTTGCACTCTATCGTGGCGTAATACCGGTAATGTTGCGCGCTTTTCCAGCGAACGCGGCTTGTTTTTTCGGCATTGAACTGGCGAACACTTTTTTCAAATTAGTGGCACCCAATTTTTAAGGTAAGTACTTGAAATAAGCATTTCTCACAACTTGAAGCAGATTTTATTGTAACAAAAAAGaagttaattaaaaagtatatataaagatGGACTTCAAATACCACACTCTACAAAGAAACCACCGCTGTAATGTAATGTTCTCGCTTCTAAACCCTCTAGGTTGGGTTATAGAGCGAGCTATCTTCATTGTTTCGAAAGGATAGAACAAAATCTGATAACGTTTGTGTCGTCTTTACCATTTAACTCTAAAAAATTTCCAgtgttttttttcgtttcaaGAAGAAAATCATATGCACTCGAAGAACCCATTGGTTCCAGTTTTTTGACTCATTAGGTTAAAAGgacgaaaaatataattttgctgCCATTTTACTACTTCTACTTTTTAACTACAATCGTGTTTTAAACTACAGTCTGGGCCGAGAACACAAAATTTCGCCAGTTGCCTCCATCCTTTTCGAGTTCATTCCAGTATTACATTCTAAGTACAGACAATTGGGCGTGCATGCTTCCGTTGTCCGCGTATAGTTCTCGGATCGAAGGAGCTTTTTGCTGGAGAATTGTCTTCTATGCTAGTCTAAAAAGCGCATTCATTGAATTTTTATGCACTTAGCTACATAAGACTATATCCATATCGTCATAGAACTCATACAGTTCGTGGTTTCACCTTCTTCGGTGCTCGCGGCCGGCTCCAAAGACCTTGTGTAGAACAGTTCTCACGAGCGTTCCATGTTCTTTCTCATCTCGGTTCGCCATTGTCCATGCTTCTGCGTCGTATTATAGGACAGAAATGATAAGAGACTTATAGCGCCTAATTTTTGTTCAACGAGAAAAGGATATGCTTCTTTATTGCCTACAAATCTCAAAGTAGCAGCTGTTTGGAAGTGTAATTCTGCGCTTGATTTCCAGGCTTAAATTGTTGGTGGTATTTATGTCGGTTCCGAGAGAGACAAAGTCCTACCCAAGACGCGAGGAATCTATTTGTATGGCCTCCAGGTACTTTAGCTTGTCCTCGTTCACCACAAGATCAACCtcttttgcttctttttttaGGCTGGAAAAGGCTGCGTTGACGGCTTTGTTATTAAGGCTGCCATTTTACAGGTGTCTCTTATTAACTAGACTCGGTAAGGGGCCTcaatgttgttgtaattattgaTTTTGTACATCAGCTAGTTAAAACCAAACAGAAATAGGGAATGTCAGCGTCGAGAGTGGATGAGTAGTAGTTTGATCTGCTTTAGAACTAGCAACCATAATTGTGTAAAAATGAACTCGAGCTCTTCGTCTGCAAAGAGAAGGGAGCTCATTTCCACATCATTATTCACTGAAGAACGATGTAGCTGAAAAACTATACCTCGAAATAACTTTGGGAAGTTTTGCTATTGGTAATAAACTGGTGCAGTCGATTTTCAAAAGCTTCTTTTGTGACCAATTTTGCACCAGCAATTATTCTCTCACTTCGTGTCcggtccggactataagattAATGCATAAAACAACCCAATCAAGCTCCGGAGCTTTTGGAGAGTCACTgtcgatgtgtgtggcctggtgGTGTCCATATGACACACTATTCCTCTCCTATTGTTCACAGCTGGCGGCTTCCGGGCGTTTGCTTCTGACGGTTGAATTGTTGACACTACAGGTCCGATTAAAAAGCTTGGTCATAGAAGAGCTGCTCAAAGTAACTGATACTCTGCCAATCACATAGCTAAACCTTCCTAACTGACAATTCTGACTTGACACCGTTTGAACCCGCTGCGATTCGACCACGACCATTTTCATCATCAGTAATCATCCTTCAGAAATTAATCGATTTCGATGCGATtaagcagcgattcgcagatagAAATTCGCTGTGTGAAGCTTTTTGCGTTAATTCGGGTGGCACGTGCATGTCGAACTCCTTTTTTACCAgccttatttaaatagttctaaatggttttttgtgcaaCGTTTAGCTCATGAGAAATCGAAACAATGCTTACATGAGGTCGAACTTGAAGATTTCCATTAATTTAgtgatattttcgacaattggccTTTCTGTGCGtgatgcatctttgacatcaaatTACCGAATCGACAAAACCTGAATTGCTTATGATTAGTTGTTACAGTGTTAGGACCATAAACACGTATATAATTCGTATTTTGAGCTGCCAGCTTGCGTTTCGCCTTTAACCCGATTTCAGTACTACAACGCGAGCTACAACCATCTATTAGAAAAGTgttggatttctttttactagacctaatatttctaactattttcttttaagcCAAAAGCTCTGTTTACAATcaaacgattttatttatttgaatcacttacaaaatatagttttggacacatttgttgttgcattactacaataaatacaatatttaaaattgatatttaaatattttggcttaattaaaaaaaaaaatcgtaataaTAATCAGAGCTACAACGAATTGAAtgtgttgaaaaaatattttacttttcttctCTTCTTTGAACCCTACCAAACATTTTTTAGgtattacaataacaatatttcgCAATCGTTTGTTACACATACGAACAATTCAATTCAATGTCGTGGTAACATtacaatttttgattattaaaaattactaataattaaataaaatacttaatttaaacgtttttttgtttcttttgctCTTAGGACGTACACAATTTAAAGACCATTTTTCCACTCTAATTAGTAACAACTGGGTAGAGGATTTGTATGTAATTAATTTACTTTGGTAATTTAAGCGATTTTTCTATCatgattttcataattaaatactttttgtttcatattttcggTTTTTGAAAGTGTATAAGGCGATAATACCATGGGTAATACATTGAATGACTTCAATTCTGGTAATCTTATGTTGAGCTGCAAAAAGAGATTTCAAAATTGCTTATGtctgaattttaaaaaaaaaataaaaagttttacttaCCAAAGCAGTTTGTCCCGCCTCACTGTCGGCAGTGTTATGTGACCAAATTGGGTCGATCCAGAAAGGCATGTTCTGAAAAATATCACAAACAGGTTAGATAATGATTCAAAAGCTTTGCAGATCTGTGTAAAAGTTTCGACAAGACTAAACCCACTTAAAtatgttatacaagtataagctATACTTGTATGGCGGATCAAAAATTTTCCTTCTTTATAGAAATCCACCTTTGACAGTGTTGTGAGTAGGATCGGAAAGGGTCTGAGAAGGAAGTATTTTCTGTTGCTGCTGTGAGTGGGCTCGCTTTCTTACAAGCATTTACAGAAGTGGCTTCGGAAAAAGAAACCCAACTGTTTGCAGAGCGTTGCGCTATGCTCCTCGACAGAGAACAAGTTTATCACTATTAGACCAGTTTCAATTGTGTTAGACTCACTTAACTAAGTTATAAGGGTTTCGAAAAGTGGTGGTGGTGTCATTtccaattttatattcaaacacCACGTCTGACGGGTCATATAGGCAGAATCTAACAGGGTCGAAGATTTTTAGGAAGTCTTTTCTGATGTTGCTTAAGGACGGctctttttcattcaaaaagtGACTTCGGAGAAAAAACCCTACTGTTGCTGAGCAGCTCGGCCGAGAGCCAAATTTTAGAcgagtttcgaaaatattggaCTCAACTATAGGAAAATATGAAGTTCTAAAAGTGATGATAGTCTCATTTACTTTTTATAGAGCACGACGTCTGACGGATATAATGTCAGAGATGTAATATTTTTACGGAGTCTCAACTCCTTGTACAGCATTTCGTCATGATTTTCGACATAGATAAAATATACTATCATTGTTGATCAGTCTTATGGTGAGCTAAAATCTAACTTCCCGACACAAGTTTGAAATTTGCATCCAACTTTGCGAGAGCTAACGAGATCGCACCAAAGTTGTCTGCGAGCATTATCGGTATCAACCTTCAATGATCCAAGAAAAATACAGCCCGACTAGTACTAACCTAGCCAGGATAGAACAGTGTTTCTTAGAACGAAACTGGGAGGTTTAACCGTAagggtttgaaaatttttagttaaaaaaatttacaggttttattttgtaatagaaAGGGATTggacaattaaaaaaatccatctAACCTATTATCTTACcataaaagtaaattattacTCACATTGGACGGTGGTGTATCTGGCTTTGGTGGCTCGAACATAGGatacatatgcaaatttgtCTGATCGACATAGGAAATCGGCTCCTTTTTGATTTTAGACTGAACTGCTGTCATCGATTGTTCCATAGCCGGTTGAAAATTTTGCTGTTGATGCTGACGATGGCTGTCCATAACTGCACTTTCCGCTGTAGACATAATAAGCGACGGCAGCCCCGAAACATTCTCACACAGTTCCTGCTGTTGGTAGGACATCGAGGCAGCTGCAGCCGCCGCTATAGCTGCGGAATGACGCCGATCCCAGAGTTTTGTGGTGCCGTTTATATGTGCCTGAGACGCAGTTGTAGTGGGCGCCTGCGTGGGCACTTGCGTCTGACTCACATTCAAATCGGATAAAGACAAATTCGACGAATTCAACGCACTATTTAGAGCGCCGAAGGATGAGTTTTCATTACTGTGCGCTGAAATCGAACCAGATGTATTTAGACTTGAGTTATGTGAGGCGACCGAATAGATCGAGGCATTGCCATTGTAGCTCATATGTGTACCACCCGCGGTGAGGTTTTTAGACTCATAACATAtatgttgcatttgttgttgagCCTGTATCACTTGctgtaattgttgttgatgttgttgtagcgCTTGTGGTTTCGGTTTTGCTGCTATGCTACGTTGTAGTTTCGCAGCTGGCTGAAATATGGCGCTGCTCGGAACTTTGCCTTTGTAATTTGGCGCCGTCGGATAGTTATTATTCTCGTTGGCATTCGACAAAGCCCGCGTTTTTGTCGGCGGTCCTTGTAGATTATAACTGCGACTGCTGTTATTCTCGCTGAGCGGTAGACGTGAGGGGCGTGGTGCTTTTTGTTTGCTCGCCTGTGTCTTGATTGAGCCGAAGAGACCCGAGCGATTCATGGATGAGCTTAAGTTAACTGAAGAAGAAAATGAAAGTAGTCACATGTGAAAGTTCTCTGGGCTAtcacattaatttaaattttatgtttaaactCACGATCGCAATTTGGCTGCAATGAGATTTCGCTGCGCTCTTGTGTCAGTCCCGCATTGATCACAAAGATATCGTTAAAAGCAGATATAATAGAGAAAAGATTTGGAAAACCTGTAAGAAGACGTAAAAATATGTGGAGATTTTCTTTACGTCTACAAAAAAGTGGATGATGAGACCAACAGGGTTGAGTTGACTGCATGCTAGACTTGTAAGAGAATTGTGGGTTTCAATTCCGATAGATGTAGTTAGGTTAAATTTTATACGAACAGTTTCTGCCTAAGACTCAATAAAACAGTAGCCGATCCGTAATTACTAACATTACTCTATTCCGTGTCGCCATAAACATGAAATCTCTGCCTTCATTCTGTCGACTCATGGCTAATAAGTTCTTGCAACCTTACCCTTATTAATGAAAGCCTCAAGTTCGGCCTGTCGCAAAGTCCTGAGTTGTCCGGATCAATTCCTCTGATCGCAAAGCAGTCTATTACTACTCCGTCGCGTCTGTTCCGCTCTTCATCCGTTCTCATCAGAACCCCTCAGCATTATATTAAAATGCCAGGTGTCTCGAACTACATCCATCTTATAACAACGAACTctcttttcaaatgaaaaataagcTATATTTCTCTTATAAATGCGTTTCCAGTCACCAGTAGGATCAGTGTGACTGATAATTTTGTGGATAAGTAAAGTCCTGATACAATTAAAATTCTATGATTTGTCTGATCTATTGAAACTCGTAACTGAACCGTTTTTCGACATTTATTTGAGACTCGGACGTAAGAAGAAGTTAGAGTTCCGCTTATAGAGCCTATCGATCAAAAGGCATTCAACGCTGAAGCTAGGTGGCTGTAAAAATCTAGAAACAAAACTGGCTATTATTTCTTGAATAGAGAAATAATATTACCAGAACCAAGGCACATATTTTGTTcggattttaaaaattaaaaagagtaAATTATTTCCTAGACCTACCTAAACTTTTAcgctaaaaaatttatatttgaatctTTGTTACAGTCGCAAGAAATATGTCAAGTCTACCTGTAACAGAGCTTGCGATAGTGGAAGTGAGTTTTAAAAGCTGAAATTCCATCGAAGATCTCGATTTATTTATTAAGGAAGTCAATTCATATCAGCCGGTACTATTTACCAACCTTAGCCTGGCGTTCTTGCATATATTCAACTCGGAAAATTCTGAACTTACCGAACTCGAAGGTCGTTGTAATGTTGCAGTGCAAGGAGCTTTTGATCTCAATTAACATAACAGTAGTTCTTTTCTCCACTACGCGTATAATGCTTAGCAGAAATTTCAGAAACGATGTGCTTCGTACATAATCTACGCCCTCATCCTTaaaaatctgcaaaaaaaaagttttttttgtttatattttcaataacgcAGTGCAGCTCATCTACCTCGATCAAAAGTTTCATCGCCTTAACTGTACTCTCATTCAATTTCTCTTCATATTTCTTATTGAATTCCTCAATCAAAGTGCTCAGCgcaatatttttgcattgaTTTTCTTTGGTATCGCTTGAACTCGATTCATTGAGACTCGCATGGAAATTTGTCTCGTGAACCAAGATCAGCTTACATGCGCGGTAACATTGACTACGGAATGCGGTATCCTCACGATGACATATGATCCATAAAACTTTCTCCTTCTCAATCAACTAAAATATATagcaaagttttattaaatttattaacttgGCGTTGTGCTTTCACTCACCTCTATGTAAGGCATCAACTCGACACCTTCGGAGATGCTGCTCACACCTAAAGTTTGCGGTTGAATTTGATAgccatatttctttttatgcaatTGTAACATCTCATCCAACTTCATGCAAGTCTGTGAGTTGCCCGTTACATTGTGTACGAGCTCCTCACACTGTTCGGCAAAGACGCGACGCGCCACTATCGCCGTTAAGTATATCTTTTTGTCCTCATCACTTGTCTGCTCCATTTCGACAACACCCTGTATGGCCTCCATAAGATCGGCTAACTTGAGGAAACCATAGTCGCTCAGGCGACACTGATAGGCGAAGTGATAGTGATAGGAGCGCACGAATTTCTGAAACAGTATGGTGTATTGTGGTGCATTGCGAAAGAGTTCGACCATTTCGCCAGCAAATAATATAGTTTTCTCCAGTTCGGCATTGGTTTGTTTACGTTTCGGCATCGAGATGAGCATATCATCACAGTTTTGTACACGTGACATCACTACAACATTCGAATTGGCCAGACCATCTAAGATGTCGCGTATATCGCAAACACCATAATCGGTTACATCAAAACTGCGATTCTGTGTTTGTGCGAAGATCGTCGGTAGCTGTGAGAGCAGCACTGATTTGTTGCCGTGTGCGCGCAGTATACGCAGTAGATCGGAGGTGAAGCGTCGCAATTGTGTGCGATGCGTTAAGGTGATCTGTCGGTTCTCGCCATCGCCGATGATCTGCACGACAGTGGCCAGCGCTTCGAATAGTTCAATAAGCTTGGTGTAACCATAATCAGCGACGCGACACTGTTTGCCGAAGTGATTATGATAGGCTGGTATGAAACGATTGAATTTCATTGTAGACTTCGGTGACATCTTCACCAATTCGATAACCTCACGCGATATCTGGTATAAGGGATCACTGGCGCTACACGCAGACTTGGCATACAAACTGCGTTCCATTGATGACGTGGCGCTGGTGGCGCCAATGCTCGCATTAAGTGGCGCAGCATAACTTGCGTAACTCTCCTTGTCCACCTCCAGCCAGCCAAGTATTTTGATGCCAAAATTATTGACCTGTATCTGTATGCCTTGCACACAGCATACCAAGTGTTCCAAATTGACACCGTTCTCGTTGGGTGTGATATCGGTATTTATCTGTTCGGTAATGCAATGTACCAACGATGCGACAGGTATGTCTCCAGGATGATTTTTCAGTAATGGGTAGATAATTCTTTGTATTTCCGATATTGTCATCCAGACATTCGGTAATGGTTCGATGTCTTGCTCAGCCCAGCCTTTATGCTGTTCGCGTTTGAAGTGTACAGTACAATAGGGTACACTATGTTGTAGGCCTTCCATTAGGGGTGAGTTCTCCAGCGAATTTATGACACCCGTTTGTAGACTTATAAATTTCTCTTCACTATTATCGACACTGATCGTACAGATGTCGGGCATTTTGTAAAGATCCAATACGCTGATTGACGTCTTGAAACGCGCTTGAAAAAGTTCACGGAACTTGTACATCGGTAGCGTGTAATAAGGCACGTCCTGCATTTGAAAAGAgtgatacaatattttatagtaaataaatatataaataactggGGACGACTTTGTCTTTCATTCTACCAACAAAAGCGATAGAACTCAAGACAATCTAAGGCCTGTTAGTTCAGACTCATTAGTAATGTTCTAAAATTAGTGCATCTCCTCATAGAGTTGAAGGTCCGCAAATCTGGAGCCCAAAGCAAACCCAAGAGAGTTAGGGTTAAGCAAGTGGTAAAGTTCCGGCTTGTATCAGGCCCAAGAGGCAATGcccaaaaaaagttttcgaaagtTTATGGCATTCAAAGTGGTCTTAAATtagaaacattaaaattattctaaaggaaaacaagaaaaatcgttaacttccgCTGCACCGAACATAGAAAAtccttcaaaaataaagaagtttGCAGCTaccatatatgatatagtggcaCGATCTGGAAATTATGTCCGAATATTATAGCAATGCCTTGAACGAAAATTCGTGCCATATTTCGTGCAAATAACTTGTTAaataaagaacttgattttgccttcagtttgtatgacagctatatactatagtatttCGATCAGAAAACTTTCTTCGAATATTGTAGAGTTGCCTTGAagaataatacatgccaaatttcgtgaagaaatctggtcaattaaaaaaaattgcttatacaagaacttaatttggatcgttcagtttgtatgacatttatatgctatagtgatccgatatcggcggttccgacaaataagcagcttcttgaagagaaaagaacgtgtgcaattttaaatcgatatcttaaaaactgagggactagttcgcgtatatatgtacagacagacggacagagagatatggctaaatcgattcagttcgtcatgctgatcatttgtacatatatataatatattttatctcCGATGATGCAGTTATAGCCTGTTAATATACATAGAAAAATAGGTTTATCTAATGGATCTGTATCGTCGACTTTTATAACTTAAAATCGGAGGTATTTCTTTTAATACTGGTTCTACGGTTTAACAAATAACAGTCGATAACAAATTCAAGAGATCGCCGTAAAAATAATGCAGTTCATCGTGAGATGTAcgaataaatttcaaaacattaGCGATATCGATGACTATTCGTCAAAATATTTCTCAATagatttcaaaaatttgggCCATGCCTGTAAGAGTTTAAGGAAGCTTGATATT from Bactrocera oleae isolate idBacOlea1 chromosome 3, idBacOlea1, whole genome shotgun sequence includes the following:
- the Marf1 gene encoding uncharacterized protein Marf1, whose translation is MSDKFYGIFQADDATCSNYNTMLQQQQQQQLNQLNQPLLQPGLNSKAAELSNYYGVTAPNTNSITAGSAVTVSNTFDAVNSQSRLIGPNLQYFGGPNNQTNQNQQQQQQLLYNSSLMPQPNSLTESGAYNIPNNALTLNGSLGAGPNYSCAAAGMSYSFNRNRYMPYSRTTNTTGTTPYLPNSALTLPPPMPRPLSTLPLTTAINTVTQQMYASYQQLSNIYRSYSNLLSGPPLVSTAVTSALSVGAAANAPKESVIDKNNNIITDNNRRAAVTLANGGPTVTCNQLRRCVNAVVGTTADGNAVAPNEGNTNVATVTRGFDVCYGSTSQSITLQITNLDYTMEEASLRNFIMGQLKPITPVLSLVFEGNTYAKVTVPDMFFAKQVVSNLHRKKIGHKRMLVSYTRDSSQTEINTLRCQVAGLLKDVPYYTLPMYKFRELFQARFKTSISVLDLYKMPDICTISVDNSEEKFISLQTGVINSLENSPLMEGLQHSVPYCTVHFKREQHKGWAEQDIEPLPNVWMTISEIQRIIYPLLKNHPGDIPVASLVHCITEQINTDITPNENGVNLEHLVCCVQGIQIQVNNFGIKILGWLEVDKESYASYAAPLNASIGATSATSSMERSLYAKSACSASDPLYQISREVIELVKMSPKSTMKFNRFIPAYHNHFGKQCRVADYGYTKLIELFEALATVVQIIGDGENRQITLTHRTQLRRFTSDLLRILRAHGNKSVLLSQLPTIFAQTQNRSFDVTDYGVCDIRDILDGLANSNVVVMSRVQNCDDMLISMPKRKQTNAELEKTILFAGEMVELFRNAPQYTILFQKFVRSYHYHFAYQCRLSDYGFLKLADLMEAIQGVVEMEQTSDEDKKIYLTAIVARRVFAEQCEELVHNVTGNSQTCMKLDEMLQLHKKKYGYQIQPQTLGVSSISEGVELMPYIELIEKEKVLWIICHREDTAFRSQCYRACKLILVHETNFHASLNESSSSDTKENQCKNIALSTLIEEFNKKYEEKLNESTVKAMKLLIEIFKDEGVDYVRSTSFLKFLLSIIRVVEKRTTVMLIEIKSSLHCNITTTFEFGFPNLFSIISAFNDIFVINAGLTQERSEISLQPNCDLNLSSSMNRSGLFGSIKTQASKQKAPRPSRLPLSENNSSRSYNLQGPPTKTRALSNANENNNYPTAPNYKGKVPSSAIFQPAAKLQRSIAAKPKPQALQQHQQQLQQVIQAQQQMQHICYESKNLTAGGTHMSYNGNASIYSVASHNSSLNTSGSISAHSNENSSFGALNSALNSSNLSLSDLNVSQTQVPTQAPTTTASQAHINGTTKLWDRRHSAAIAAAAAASMSYQQQELCENVSGLPSLIMSTAESAVMDSHRQHQQQNFQPAMEQSMTAVQSKIKKEPISYVDQTNLHMYPMFEPPKPDTPPSNNMPFWIDPIWSHNTADSEAGQTALLNIRLPELKSFNVLPMVLSPYTLSKTENMKQKVFNYENHDRKIA